Part of the Sulfurovum sp. TSL6 genome, ACTGTATATAATCTCCTGTAGCTAACGCAAAAGCTCTGTTTCTTGCTACGGGAGCACCAGAGTTTTTTTGGGCTTCAACTTTGATATTTGTATGCTTCTTTTCATACTCCCTGGCAATATTTAAACCCGAATCAGTTGAACCATCATCAATAATGATAATTTCTATATTTTTATAGGTTTGATTCAGGCATGAGTCAATAGTCTCTGCTATATACTCTTCAGCGTTATATAATGGTATCAAAATAGAAACTTTTAAATTATTCATCTTTAAAATATACTCCACTTAAATGTATGTCCATATTAAAAAAGTATACTCTCTTTTTATTAAGAAATTAGAATATAATATATAAGTTTATTTTTAAAAAAATAAATGTCATAATTTATTATTGTAACTTAGGAGTAGATAAATGAATATATTAATGTACTCAAATTCTTTTGGTGGGCACACACCAACATTTATAGGTCAGGATGTAGAACACCTGTCAAAAAATCATAATTTAGTTTATGTCTGTAATACCATCCTTGATGCCAAAACTACATCCTATGATAATATCAAAGTTATACAAGAGTATCCTATGAGTTTTCTACAAAGAGCCTTATGGAAATTTGATATCTCTTTGAACTATAAAAATAAACATTTTCGAAAACATCTTGATCGTATTCTTGATGAATGCAAACCAGATCTTATCCACTGCCAATTTGGAATTGAAGCTTTAAGACTGATTGATAATCTTCATAACAGATCAATTCCTGTGGTTATCCAATTTCGTGGATTTGACGCCAGTAAAATGTTAAGAAAAAAATCATATATTAGACGCCTTAAAGAAGTATTAGACAGAGATAATTTTTATTCCATTTTTGTAGCAGATTCTCTTCGGAAAAATCTTCAAAAACATGATATAAATGTCCAAAACAGTATGATTTTACACAGTGGTATCAACTTAACAAAATTTATTAGGGAAAAAAATAAAGAATATGATGATTATATTTTTCTTCAGGTCTCATCTCTGGCTGAGAAGAAGGGTCATGAATACACATTGAAAGCATTTGCTAAATTTTTATCCATACAGCAATCAAAAAATTTCAAATTGATTCTGACAGGTGAAGGAACAAGGAAGGCTTTATTAGTAGATCTTGTTGAAAAATTGAATATTATGGATTATGTTGAATTCGTCGGTTTTGTATCACCTAAAGAAGCAAAGGAACTAATGCAAAATGCAGATGTTTTTGTCCATCATAGCATAACAGCTCAAGACGGAGATACGGAAGGGATACCCAATGCACTTATGGAGGCAATGGCTATGGAGCTACCCGTTCTAAGTACTTATCATTCAGGTATATCAGAACTGATAACCGATGGTATCAACGGCTACTTAGTCAATGAGAAAGATGTAGACAACTATGCATTACGTATGGCAGATATCGTTGGGTGGGGAAGGATGAAAGTAAACAGAGATGTTATCGCAGAAAAGTTTGAAATTGGAAAACATATTGCAAAACTTGAGGAATTTTATTTGACAATGATCAATAAATAGATAAATAAATTTA contains:
- a CDS encoding glycosyltransferase translates to MNILMYSNSFGGHTPTFIGQDVEHLSKNHNLVYVCNTILDAKTTSYDNIKVIQEYPMSFLQRALWKFDISLNYKNKHFRKHLDRILDECKPDLIHCQFGIEALRLIDNLHNRSIPVVIQFRGFDASKMLRKKSYIRRLKEVLDRDNFYSIFVADSLRKNLQKHDINVQNSMILHSGINLTKFIREKNKEYDDYIFLQVSSLAEKKGHEYTLKAFAKFLSIQQSKNFKLILTGEGTRKALLVDLVEKLNIMDYVEFVGFVSPKEAKELMQNADVFVHHSITAQDGDTEGIPNALMEAMAMELPVLSTYHSGISELITDGINGYLVNEKDVDNYALRMADIVGWGRMKVNRDVIAEKFEIGKHIAKLEEFYLTMINK